A genomic region of bacterium contains the following coding sequences:
- a CDS encoding ImmA/IrrE family metallo-endopeptidase gives MALDPAEGTPEAEKLKLLGVLVERYEKGAFPISSPNPIDAIVFRMEERGLKQSDLIQYIGSKSKVSEVLSGKRNLTLQMIRLLSQGLSIPIDLLIEKSNVGDSVDISKYPISPMKKLGWISGKTEREVFDSFESLFKRKGAFLPSPVMFRKTFAGKGSDSFDVYSLHAWAARVLKEAEDKKNIPEYDPGLITEKFLRGLSNLSLANDGPRLAMERLLQFGIVLLIVQHLPKTKLDGASFFTSKGNPIVGMTLRFDRIDNFWFTLMHELVHIKMHLKKSEFFFFDDIDSDASDELEKEADFYATEYLISRKDWTRSALVKQPSEKLIFEYSKIWNVHPAIIAGQVRREKNNYINFSKLIGQGEVRRQFEFVPVR, from the coding sequence ATGGCTTTAGATCCGGCAGAGGGGACTCCAGAGGCCGAGAAACTAAAATTATTGGGTGTTTTAGTGGAGCGATATGAAAAGGGAGCTTTTCCAATAAGTTCCCCCAATCCTATAGACGCAATTGTTTTTCGTATGGAAGAGCGTGGGTTGAAACAATCAGATTTAATCCAATATATAGGCTCAAAAAGCAAGGTTTCGGAAGTTCTCTCAGGAAAGCGTAACTTGACCTTGCAAATGATTCGTTTGCTATCACAGGGGTTGTCAATACCAATTGACCTTCTTATCGAAAAGTCAAATGTCGGAGACTCAGTCGACATTTCTAAATATCCGATTAGTCCGATGAAGAAACTGGGGTGGATCTCTGGAAAAACCGAACGAGAAGTATTTGATTCTTTCGAATCTCTTTTTAAGAGAAAGGGAGCATTTTTGCCTTCGCCGGTTATGTTTCGAAAAACATTTGCAGGAAAAGGAAGCGATTCTTTCGATGTTTATTCACTTCATGCATGGGCAGCCAGAGTTTTAAAGGAGGCGGAAGACAAAAAAAATATTCCCGAGTATGACCCCGGGTTAATTACGGAAAAGTTTTTGAGGGGTCTTTCGAATCTGAGTTTAGCAAATGATGGCCCAAGATTGGCAATGGAACGCCTGCTGCAATTTGGAATTGTATTATTGATTGTGCAACACCTTCCTAAAACGAAATTGGATGGCGCCTCCTTTTTTACAAGTAAAGGGAATCCAATTGTTGGAATGACACTAAGGTTCGATCGTATTGATAATTTCTGGTTCACATTAATGCATGAATTGGTGCACATCAAAATGCATTTGAAGAAAAGTGAATTTTTCTTTTTTGATGATATTGATTCCGATGCATCCGATGAGTTGGAAAAAGAAGCGGATTTTTATGCGACAGAGTATTTAATTTCACGAAAAGATTGGACTAGAAGCGCTTTAGTTAAACAACCATCCGAAAAACTGATATTTGAATATTCCAAAATCTGGAATGTTCATCCGGCCATTATTGCTGGTCAGGTTCGGCGAGAAAAAAACAACTACATAAACTTTTCTAAACTGATTGGGCAGGGAGAAGTAAGAAGGCAGTTTGAATTTGTGCCCGTAAGGTGA